In one Pseudomonas sp. MM211 genomic region, the following are encoded:
- a CDS encoding Flp family type IVb pilin codes for MSTLIILREKVRKFFSREDGASAIEYSIIAGLIAVVIIASVGTLGKDINGVFTGISTELTKAKTTTTTTTTQ; via the coding sequence ATGTCCACACTCATTATCCTTCGCGAAAAAGTTCGCAAGTTCTTCTCTAGAGAAGACGGTGCATCGGCTATTGAATATTCGATCATTGCCGGCTTAATCGCAGTAGTTATCATTGCCTCCGTCGGAACTCTTGGCAAAGATATAAACGGTGTCTTCACGGGAATCTCTACCGAGTTGACTAAAGCGAAAACTACTACTACCACCACTACTACCCAATAA
- the cpaB gene encoding Flp pilus assembly protein CpaB: protein MNSRLTLVLAGVLLVGAVVTGYWGLSLSREPVQPASAPVAPAATPAGQVSSELQAQVDEQQRTSVVVLARDVQPLTPITRDDLAVERLRIAPPGSFAKPEELLGRTLWRHTTAGTVVNQATFEMGGPLARMIRPEERAIAVAVDEVIGGGGHLSPGDYVDVLLYLPQDENNRDQTAQVLIPALRLLSVGSALGATNQGEAAQLPVDAEEERRRRRSPTTAVLAVPDVLLTRFMLATQVGSLRLAVRSADEKLLAGYYAGDEPKAAIAEAQRQLFQFEKLALRGAAPQPQPGVVVQQVSTPASIPVYRGNDATRQTP from the coding sequence ATGAATAGCCGATTGACGCTGGTGCTGGCCGGCGTGCTGCTGGTCGGTGCTGTGGTCACGGGGTATTGGGGGTTGAGCCTGAGCCGCGAGCCCGTGCAACCGGCATCGGCACCCGTGGCGCCTGCTGCTACCCCGGCAGGGCAGGTGAGCAGCGAACTGCAGGCTCAGGTAGACGAGCAGCAGCGCACCAGCGTGGTGGTGCTCGCTCGTGATGTACAGCCGCTGACTCCGATTACCCGCGATGATCTCGCCGTGGAGCGCCTGCGCATCGCCCCGCCGGGAAGTTTCGCCAAGCCTGAGGAGTTGCTGGGTCGTACGCTGTGGCGACACACCACGGCCGGTACGGTGGTGAATCAGGCGACGTTCGAGATGGGCGGCCCGCTGGCACGGATGATTCGCCCGGAAGAGCGGGCCATTGCCGTCGCAGTGGATGAAGTCATTGGCGGCGGCGGGCACCTGAGCCCAGGTGATTATGTGGACGTGCTGCTGTATCTGCCCCAGGACGAAAACAATCGTGATCAGACCGCCCAGGTGCTGATCCCGGCACTGCGGCTGCTGAGCGTAGGTAGCGCCCTGGGGGCTACCAATCAGGGAGAGGCGGCGCAATTGCCCGTGGACGCGGAGGAAGAGCGACGTCGTCGTCGTTCACCTACCACCGCCGTTCTGGCCGTTCCCGACGTTCTGCTGACGCGCTTCATGCTGGCCACTCAGGTCGGCAGCCTGCGTCTGGCCGTGCGTAGCGCGGATGAAAAACTGCTCGCGGGCTACTACGCGGGCGATGAGCCGAAGGCCGCTATCGCCGAGGCGCAACGGCAACTGTTCCAGTTCGAGAAGCTGGCGTTACGTGGCGCTGCGCCTCAACCGCAGCCAGGCGTGGTGGTACAGCAGGTGTCCACGCCTGCCAGCATTCCGGTGTATCGCGGCAATGATGCCACTCGGCAAACTCCCTGA
- a CDS encoding type II and III secretion system protein family protein, producing the protein MNDANRSPRCSRQALCLVVALLGLPSGVFASCAGLEPVPAVMEVTQGMQRELRFPVPITRLAIADPEVADVSLNTKESFLLLGKRGGTTSLMVWTRCDLEPRQSMVVVQGAATAALAEPAVLYGEDIVPSQVQTDIRFVEVRRSKLREVGLRIFGTASNNFLIGAPGTGPATVPVGGVGGVGPGAAFPLSRDGFNIVWGGGSSKFLLGLDALENSGFAYTLARPSLVSLSGQSASFLAGGEFPIPVPSSGSDALSIEYKEFGVRLTLTPTVVGRNRISLKVAPEVSELDFTAGITIAGTQVPALNVRRTDTSVSLADGESFIISGLISTNSSSTVDKLPFLGDVPVLGAFFRSSRIEREERELLMVVTPRLVQPMAANAQLPELPGEQFRNYDPGVFRQLFLENGDFHRADGLSR; encoded by the coding sequence ATGAACGATGCCAACCGTAGTCCGCGCTGCTCACGCCAGGCGTTATGCCTGGTCGTGGCGCTGCTGGGCCTGCCATCCGGGGTGTTCGCTTCCTGCGCAGGCCTCGAGCCGGTGCCGGCGGTAATGGAAGTGACACAGGGCATGCAGCGCGAGCTGCGCTTTCCGGTACCCATCACGCGCCTGGCTATTGCCGATCCAGAGGTCGCCGATGTGAGCCTCAATACCAAGGAGAGCTTTCTGTTGCTGGGCAAGCGTGGCGGCACCACCAGCCTGATGGTATGGACGCGTTGCGATCTCGAGCCCAGGCAGAGCATGGTCGTGGTGCAGGGCGCCGCTACCGCTGCGCTCGCCGAGCCGGCGGTGCTTTACGGTGAGGACATCGTGCCGAGCCAGGTGCAGACCGATATCCGCTTTGTCGAGGTCAGGCGCAGTAAGCTGCGTGAAGTAGGGCTGCGCATCTTCGGTACGGCCTCGAACAACTTCCTGATTGGCGCTCCTGGTACCGGGCCGGCGACGGTGCCCGTAGGCGGTGTCGGTGGTGTGGGGCCTGGCGCTGCTTTCCCGCTGTCGCGCGACGGTTTCAATATTGTCTGGGGCGGTGGCAGCAGCAAGTTTCTGCTGGGGCTGGATGCGCTGGAGAACAGTGGCTTCGCCTACACCCTTGCTCGTCCCAGCCTGGTTTCTCTCAGTGGTCAGAGCGCGAGCTTTCTCGCCGGTGGCGAATTTCCCATACCCGTCCCCAGCAGCGGCAGCGATGCGCTATCCATTGAGTACAAGGAGTTCGGCGTGCGTCTGACGCTCACGCCAACCGTGGTCGGGCGCAACCGTATCAGCCTCAAGGTCGCCCCCGAGGTCAGCGAATTAGACTTCACCGCCGGCATCACCATCGCCGGTACGCAGGTGCCTGCGCTGAACGTGCGGCGCACCGATACCAGCGTTTCCCTGGCCGATGGCGAGAGCTTCATCATCAGCGGTCTGATCTCGACCAACAGCTCCTCGACTGTGGATAAGTTGCCTTTTCTCGGCGACGTGCCCGTGCTCGGCGCGTTCTTTCGTTCCTCGCGAATCGAACGCGAGGAGCGTGAATTGCTGATGGTGGTCACGCCGCGGCTGGTGCAACCGATGGCGGCCAATGCCCAGCTACCGGAATTGCCCGGCGAGCAATTTCGTAACTACGACCCGGGTGTGTTCCGGCAACTATTCCTCGAGAACGGCGACTTTCACCGGGCTGACGGCCTGTCGCGTTAG
- a CDS encoding pilus assembly protein, with protein MEQIFLAQTRRKQDLEWLQAALAGQGQVLNVGETLDEVLGLMDMTGSCLVFVGLSREGQTAQSALIESLLDVRPMVVVVALGDGLDNQLVLNAMRAGARDFIAYGSRSSEVLGLVRRLTQRLPQLPPSRDQGELTLLCGLQPDADAALLAVHLALQVQARGQRTLFVDLGVPRGESLELFGLESSFCFGDALRNIRRLDSNLIESAFARHPDGLRVLPHGPDDDALERFSLGELFLLLGSLRQHFQHVVVNLCGQPDCDGLRSFATHAQRLFWCVDQSVPNCRRNLALLALWRGKGIKLDHARLLVDRYQPSVAPGLQELSRTFALPLEAGLPLSPVTRLKAKNQGVPLYEFAPRDGLTQGLLALANGVVERKQGGSGRWWQRLLRVGS; from the coding sequence ATGGAGCAGATTTTTCTCGCACAAACCCGCCGCAAACAGGATCTCGAATGGTTGCAGGCCGCATTGGCTGGCCAGGGGCAGGTACTCAACGTCGGCGAGACGCTCGATGAGGTGCTCGGGCTGATGGACATGACCGGCAGCTGCCTGGTGTTCGTTGGCCTCAGTCGCGAAGGGCAGACGGCCCAAAGCGCGTTGATCGAGTCGCTGCTCGACGTACGGCCGATGGTCGTGGTGGTGGCCCTGGGCGATGGCCTGGATAACCAACTGGTGCTCAACGCCATGCGCGCCGGTGCCCGTGATTTCATCGCCTATGGTTCACGCAGCAGTGAGGTGCTGGGGCTGGTTCGCCGTCTGACGCAGCGCCTGCCGCAATTGCCGCCGTCCCGTGACCAGGGCGAACTGACGTTGTTGTGTGGCCTGCAACCGGATGCCGATGCCGCACTGCTGGCCGTGCACCTGGCGCTGCAGGTTCAGGCCCGCGGTCAGCGCACGCTGTTCGTCGATCTTGGAGTGCCGAGAGGAGAGAGCCTGGAGCTGTTTGGGCTGGAGTCCTCGTTCTGCTTTGGCGATGCGTTGCGCAATATCCGCCGTCTCGATTCGAACCTCATCGAAAGCGCCTTCGCCCGGCACCCCGATGGCCTGCGCGTGTTGCCCCACGGGCCAGATGACGATGCCCTCGAACGCTTCAGTCTTGGCGAGCTGTTTCTGCTGCTGGGCAGTTTGCGTCAGCATTTCCAGCATGTGGTGGTGAATCTCTGCGGTCAGCCTGACTGTGATGGTCTGCGCTCCTTCGCCACCCACGCTCAGCGACTGTTCTGGTGCGTCGATCAGAGCGTGCCCAACTGCCGCCGTAACCTGGCGCTGTTAGCGCTCTGGCGTGGCAAGGGCATCAAGCTCGACCATGCACGGCTGCTGGTCGACCGCTACCAACCGAGCGTGGCACCTGGCCTGCAGGAGTTGAGCAGAACCTTTGCGTTGCCCCTCGAGGCTGGCCTGCCGCTGAGCCCGGTCACTCGCCTCAAGGCCAAGAATCAGGGCGTGCCACTGTACGAGTTCGCCCCGCGTGATGGCCTCACGCAGGGGCTGCTGGCGCTCGCTAACGGCGTGGTCGAGCGCAAGCAGGGTGGCTCCGGTCGCTGGTGGCAACGCTTGTTGAGGGTCGGCTCATGA